A single region of the Arthrobacter sp. V1I7 genome encodes:
- a CDS encoding type II secretion system F family protein has protein sequence MAPLLGVLAGAGLLLIWWSAWEQPPPAERAPRIRRLEDLLLTAGIEKVTGPGLVASCLGVGAFTIIVFFALTRSWPISGCFGLFGAWLPLAVVRWRARKRTAVLRQLWPDVVDHLRSAIRAGLSLPEALIQLGDNGPLELRPVFRDFGSDYRSGGQFDPSLTRLKDRLADPVADRIVEALRLTREVGGSDLGRLLGTLAEFLRESARTRSELEARQSWTVNAARLAVAAPWIVLVLLASRPEAVAAYNTPAGAGVLMGGLAVSLISYAVMLRIGALPEDARVLR, from the coding sequence ATGGCGCCGCTGCTGGGCGTGCTCGCGGGCGCAGGGCTCCTGCTGATCTGGTGGTCCGCCTGGGAGCAGCCGCCACCGGCCGAGCGTGCCCCCCGCATCCGCCGGCTGGAGGATCTCTTGCTGACGGCGGGGATCGAGAAGGTCACCGGACCGGGTCTGGTGGCAAGCTGTCTCGGTGTCGGAGCTTTTACGATCATCGTCTTCTTCGCGCTGACCCGGTCCTGGCCGATCTCGGGCTGCTTCGGCTTGTTCGGCGCCTGGTTGCCGTTGGCCGTCGTTCGCTGGCGCGCCCGGAAACGTACTGCCGTCCTGCGTCAGCTCTGGCCTGACGTCGTTGACCATCTGCGATCCGCCATCCGCGCCGGCCTGTCGTTGCCCGAGGCTCTCATCCAGCTCGGAGACAACGGCCCTCTGGAGCTCCGGCCCGTATTCCGCGACTTCGGTTCCGATTACCGTTCGGGAGGCCAGTTCGATCCGTCGCTGACCAGGCTGAAGGATCGTCTGGCAGACCCTGTGGCGGACAGAATTGTCGAGGCCCTCCGGCTGACCCGCGAAGTGGGCGGCTCAGACCTGGGCCGCCTGCTGGGAACGCTTGCCGAATTCCTGAGGGAGAGCGCCCGCACCCGCAGCGAATTGGAGGCCCGGCAGTCCTGGACAGTCAATGCAGCCCGCCTCGCGGTCGCCGCGCCGTGGATCGTGCTCGTGCTGTTGGCGAGCAGACCTGAGGCCGTCGCGGCGTACAACACGCCGGCCGGAGCCGGCGTACTGATGGGCGGTCTCGCAGTCTCCCTCATCTCCTATGCCGTCATGCTTCGTATCGGGGCGCTTCCGGAAGATGCGAGGGTCCTGCGATGA
- a CDS encoding type II secretion system F family protein yields the protein MSGLMAAAAACGVVLGAGLWLVLVRLPFMRPTTFTERIGPQLKSHNLESRLLRQVPRNVTPFGPLERILRPVLRDALASLGRINPGTSALTRRLARAGTNKPPVDFRAEQLLWGATGFVLAVGAVVVAGASGRFSPTAAVAIVLGGAGGGYLLRDYVLSVQIKRREARMVAEFPSIAELMALAVSAGESATGALDRVCRTARGELSKEFTRVLAETRAGTPLVDALQEFSARTDLGPLIRFVDGMIVAVERGTPLADVLRAQAQDVRDTAKRELMESAGKKEIGMMVPLVFGVLPLTVVFAVFPGLAAISLGL from the coding sequence ATGAGCGGGCTCATGGCCGCCGCCGCAGCTTGCGGAGTGGTCCTCGGCGCCGGACTCTGGCTCGTCCTCGTGAGGCTGCCGTTCATGCGGCCCACCACTTTCACCGAGCGCATCGGGCCCCAGTTGAAGTCACATAACCTGGAATCGCGGCTCCTGCGGCAGGTCCCGCGAAATGTCACGCCGTTCGGTCCACTTGAGCGGATTCTGCGGCCTGTACTCCGTGACGCACTCGCCTCACTGGGCAGGATCAACCCCGGCACCTCGGCCTTGACGCGCCGGCTGGCCCGGGCCGGGACCAACAAGCCGCCGGTTGACTTCCGGGCGGAACAGCTGCTGTGGGGCGCGACCGGCTTTGTCCTGGCTGTCGGCGCGGTGGTGGTTGCAGGCGCCTCCGGGCGGTTCAGCCCCACTGCTGCTGTAGCGATCGTCCTGGGCGGTGCCGGCGGCGGCTACCTGCTGAGGGACTACGTGCTGTCCGTGCAGATCAAGAGGCGGGAAGCCCGCATGGTGGCGGAATTCCCCAGCATCGCCGAACTCATGGCGCTCGCCGTCAGCGCGGGCGAGAGCGCCACCGGCGCCCTGGATCGGGTTTGCCGCACCGCGCGGGGCGAGTTGTCGAAGGAATTCACCCGCGTTCTCGCCGAGACCAGAGCGGGAACTCCGCTGGTCGACGCCCTGCAGGAGTTCTCAGCCAGGACGGATCTGGGACCGCTGATCCGATTCGTGGATGGCATGATCGTGGCCGTCGAACGCGGTACGCCGCTGGCCGACGTGCTGAGGGCGCAGGCGCAGGATGTCAGGGACACCGCGAAACGCGAGCTGATGGAATCGGCCGGAAAAAAGGAAATCGGAATGATGGTGCCGTTGGTCTTTGGCGTATTACCGCTCACGGTCGTCTTTGCCGTGTTCCCTGGTCTGGCTGCCATCAGCCTCGGACTGTAG